One region of Tachysurus vachellii isolate PV-2020 chromosome 11, HZAU_Pvac_v1, whole genome shotgun sequence genomic DNA includes:
- the mapk13 gene encoding mitogen-activated protein kinase 13: MRTRAAERRARKRKRSDLSVLPSAGMEEPQPQQHFNREEINGTVWEVPVKYVRLKQIGTGAYGTVCSAINEKTQEKVAIKKLHRPFQSEIFAKRAYRELRLLKHMKHQNVIGLLDVFTPATRLESIQDFYLVMPYMYTDLSKVRGVLSEDRVQFLVYQMLCGLKYIHSAGIIHRDLKPGNLAVNQDCELKILDFGLARHADQEMTGYVVTRWYRAPEVILNWMHYNQTVDIWSVGCIMGEMFNGKTLFKGKDYMDQLVQIMKVTGTPGPEFIEKLESQEAKNYVKSLPFYPRKDFSALFPRASEQAVDLLEKMLVLDTDTRVTADGALAHSYFNELRDADDCPEPKPYDDSYDNATLPLEEWKRLSFKEVKSFVPFPRRDSKRRNTLTMSQ; this comes from the exons ATGCGAACTAGAGCCGCTGAACGCCGAGCGAGAAAGCGAAAGAGAAGCGATCTGTCCGTCCTGCCGTCTGCTGGGATGGAGGAGCCGCAGCCGCAGCAGCATTTTAACCGCGAGGAGATCAACGGCACCGTGTGGGAAGTTCCGGTCAAATACGTGCGATTAAAGCAGATCGGAACCGGAGCCTACGGCACAGTGTG CTCAGCTATCAATGAAAAAACCCAGGAGAAAGTTGCCATCAAGAAGCTTCACCGGCCGTTCCAGTCGGAGATCTTTGCGAAGAGAGCTTACCGGGAGCTCAGACTGCTAAAACACATGAAGCATCAAAAT GTGATAGGATTGCTGGACGTGTTTACTCCCGCCACTCGGCTGGAATCCATTCAGGACTT CTACCTGGTGATGCCGTACATGTACACAGATCTGTCCAAGGTGCGAGGTGTGCTCTCAGAAGATCGTGTGCAGTTCCTGGTCTACCAGATGCTCTGTGGACTAAAG TACATTCACAGCGCTGGCATCATTCACAGG gatCTGAAACCAGGCAACCTGGCAGTGAATCAAGACTGCGAGCTGAAG ATATTGGACTTTGGCTTGGCAAGGCATGCAGATCAAGAGATGACTGGTTATGTTGTGACAAGATGGTACAGAGCACCTGAGGTTATTTTAAATTGGATGCACTACAACCAGACAG TGGACATCTGGTCAGTAGGGTGCATAATGGGAGAAATGTTCAACGGAAAGACACTCTTCAAAGGAAAAGACT ACATGGACCAGCTGGTTCAAATCATGAAGGTAACAGGGACGCCTGGCCCAGAATTCATCGAGAAACTAGAAAGCCAGGAG GCAAAGAACTATGTGAAATCACTTCCCTTTTATCCACGGAAAGATTTCTCTGCACTGTTTCCAAGGGCCAGCGAACAAG CGGTGGACCTGCTGGAGAAGATGCTGGTTTTAGACACTGATACACGAGTCACTGCTGATGGTGCACTGGCCCACAGTTACTTTAATGAACTGAGAGATGCAGATGACTGTCCGGAGCCCAAGCCATATGATGACAGTTATGACAATGCCACACTGCCCCTAGAGGAGTGGAAGA GGTTGTCGTTTAAAGAAGTGAAGAGTTTTGTTCCGTTTCCAAGAAGAGACTCGAAGAGGAGAAACACACTGACAATGTCTCAGTGA
- the brpf3b gene encoding bromodomain and PHD finger-containing protein 3, whose amino-acid sequence MRKPRRRGGLLGGLGTRKSDARCGGSRGATQPRSPSPYRLKLSPTRETLTYAQAQKMVEVDLDGRLHRISIFDPLAIITEDEMMAQDMAECNSNKENSEQTSVAIVASPSRRSAGQKGRKKDYKNSSSQNAHRQHHTQNNSAQQHNNNCSALPEPTFRVLESFEPIEASPLPTAYYRYIEKSPEELEAEAEYDMDEEDAAWLEVVNEKRTSEGQTTVSSDTFEILMDRLEKESFLESRIPQSAVDEDAFCCVCLDDECLNSNVILFCDVCNLAVHQECYGVPYVPEGPWLCRRCLQSPSRPVDCTLCPNRGGAFKQTSDGHWAHVVCAIWIPEVCFANTVFLEPVEGVNNIPAARWRLTCYLCKQKGRGASIQCHRANCYTAFHVTCAQRAGLFMKIEPVRETTANGTMFSVKKTAFCEAHSPPEKEASDDEDNGGRVLGCRASRGMSAYAQSPQLIKSSRSNKKEGKKKKKGKKSPELTSKKASTPLVTVPQIPPHRLNKVFKGIIIQKKNYFMQRLHNYWLLKRQSRNGVPLIRRLHSHLQAQRSTDQTEPDEKVSAVREELKYWQKLRHDLERARLLVELIRKREKLKREQVKVHQAVMELQLTPALILQRSTLDQLQEKDVAHIFAQPVNLKEVPDYLEFVSQPMDFSTMRSKLEAHQYHTFSDLEADFNLMISNCMLYNAKDTVFYKAAVRLRDLGGAILRHAQRQAHNTGLDPHTGMHLPESPHKNNYYRCTLEDVDTLLDPENRLHMTVEDQLKELLDKLDVVTSMRSSGARTRRIRLLRKEINNVRYRRNSHLSNGDAKEDEQDDDEDDEDKDMDTENNLSSSSDKDDCKSTPPPTLEPSGLALSPPPGETPLDPPTLRPMTDPKTMSPPEPIKPSTKSPDADSEVGLASQISRVRETPPVLSSSEGKLLNGVSSTASPTRPVSGGVGRRTSVLFRKAKNGAKLHRDNQLQNGEGRTPQHPTPPTATITPLTTEATVPPVLTPVNQTPLSCSTSPEKQQEKTPPRSIETALTNGFKKHKDCGSDSDSSSSPILKKEITLPPKKSRGKPALSKVPFLETVNGDSDYTGPVDMLSIESEAEPEPLDLVWAKCRGYPSYPALIIDPEMPEDGVLHNGVPIPVPPADVLRLGEQRQEETGDKLYLVLFFDNKRTWQWLPREKLLPLGVDDTADKLRLMEGRKTSIRKSVQVAYDRAMIHLSRVRSDHGFIASSYL is encoded by the exons ATGAGAAAGCCACGCCGGAGAGGGGGCCTCCTCGGGGGTTTGGGCACCAGAAAAAGCGATGCTCGATGTGGTGGATCTCGGGGGGCCACACAGCCCCGCTCGCCCTCCCCCTATAGACTCAAACTCTCCCCAACACGAGAGACCCTGACCTATGCCCAGGCCCAGAAAATGGTGGAGGTGGACCTGGATGGCCGGCTGCACCGCATCAGCATCTTTGACCCGTTGGCCATTATCACAGAGGATGAAATGATGGCCCAGGACATGGCTGAGTGCAATAGCAACAAAGAGAACAGCGAACAGACTTCTGTAGCCATTGTGGCTAGTCCAAGTCGCAGGTCTGCAGGccagaaaggcagaaagaagGACTATAAAAATTCTTCCTCTCAGAATGCACACAGACAGCATCACACGCAAAATAACTCAGCCCAGCAGCACAATAACAACTGCTCAGCCTTACCGGAGCCCACTTTTAGGGTTTTAGAGTCATTTGAGCCCATTGAGGCTTCACCTCTCCCAACTGCCTATTATCGTTACATAGAGAAATCACCAGAGGAGCTGGAAGCAGAGGCTGAGTATGACATGGATGAGGAGGACGCAGCCTGGCTAGAGGTGGTGAATGAAAAACGGACATCTGAAGGCCAGACAACTGTATCGTCTGACACCTTCGAAATCCTGATGGACCGGCTAGAGAAGGAGTCATTCCTGGAGTCGAGAATCCCTCAGAGTGCCGTGGATGAGGACGCCTTCTGCTGTGTGTGCCTGGATGACGAGTGCCTCAACAGCAACGTGATCCTGTTTTGTGACGTGTGCAATCTCGCTGTACACCAGGAGTGTTACGGTGTGCCATACGTGCCCGAAGGTCCTTGGCTTTGCCGCCGTTGCCTTCAGTCTCCCTCTCGGCCTGTAGACTGTACGCTGTGCCCGAATAGAGGCGGCGCATTCAAGCAGACGAGTGACGGTCATTGGGCACATGTGGTATGTGCCATCTGGATTCCCGAGGTGTGTTTCGCGAACACGGTATTTCTCGAGCCTGTTGAGGGTGTAAACAACATCCCGGCGGCTCGGTGGAGGCTTACGTGCTACCTGTGCAAGCAGAAGGGTCGTGGTGCCTCAATCCAATGTCACAGAGCCAACTGCTACACGGCATTCCACGTCACATGTGCCCAGCGGGCTGGACTCTTTATGAAAATCGAGCCGGTACGAGAGACCACAGCCAACGGTACGATGTTCTCTGTAAAGAAGACGGCATTCTGCGAGGCACACTCGCCTCCTGAGAAGGAGGCTTCGGATGATGAAGATAACGGAGGAAGGGTGCTGGGCTGCCGGGCCAGTCGAGGAATGAGTGCCTACGCGCAGAGTCCTCAACTGATAAAGTCTTCACGAAGCAATAAGAAAGAGggcaagaaaaagaagaaggggaaaaaaagtccAGAATTAACATCCAAAAAAGCGTCAACACCCCTGGTCACCGTGCCCCAGATTCCCCCACACAG GTTAAACAAAGTTTTTAAAGGTATTATTATTCAGAAGAAGAATTATTTTATGCAGCGGTTGCACAATTATTGGTTACTGAAGCGCCAGTCACGTAACGGAGTACCTCTCATTCGGCGGTTACACTCGCATCTGCAGGCCCAGAGGAGCACGGATCAG accgaACCAGATGAGAAGGTCAGCGCTGTGCGAGAAGAGCTCAAATACTGGCAGAAGCTGCGTCATGATTTGGAGAGAGCTCGGCTCCTGGTGGAGCTCATCcggaagagagagaaactaaAGAGAGAGCAG GTGAAAGTGCACCAGGCGGTGATGGAGTTGCAGCTGACTCCTGCTCTGATTCTGCAGCGCTCCACCCTGGACCAGCTGCAGGAGAAAGATGTAGCGCATATCTTTGCACAGCCGGTCAACCTTAAAGAG GTACCAGATTACCTGGAGTTTGTCTCTCAGCCCATGGATTTTTCCACCATGAGGTCCAAGCTGGAGGCTCACCAGTATCACACGTTTTCTGACCTGGAGGCTGACTTCAACCTCATGATCTCCAACTGCATGCTCTATAACGCTAAGGACACTGTGTTTTACAAAGCGGCGGTGCGTCTGCGGGACTTAGGGGGTGCGATACTGCGACACGCACAAAGGCAGGCTCACAACACGGGGCTGGACCCTCACACGGGCATGCACCTACCAGAGTCGCCGCACAAAAACAACTACTACCGTTGCACCCTGGAGGACG TGGACACCCTGCTCGACCCAGAGAACCGGCTGCACATGACCGTAGAGGACCAGCTGAAGGAGCTGCTGGATAAGCTGGACGTAGTGACGTCAATGCGCTCCAGCGGAGCCCGTACGCGTCGCATTCGGCTGCTACGCAAAGAGATCAACAACGTTCGCTACCGCCGCAACTCCCACCTCTCTAACGGAGACGCCAAAGAGGACGAGCAGGATGACGACGAAGATGATGAGGACAAAGACATGGACACTGAAAATAACCTGTCTTCATCCTCAGACAAAG ATGATTGTAAATCCACGCCCCCTCCCACTCTGGAGCCCTCAGGTCTGGCCTTATCCCCTCCTCCTGGAGAGACCCCACTGGATCCCCCTACTCTCCGGCCAATGACTGATCCTAAAACCATGTCCCCTCCTGAACCTATCAAACCAAGTACTAAGAGTCCGGATGCAGATTCAGAGGTCGGCCTGGCCTCTCAAATCTCGAGGGTACGAGAGACCCCACCCGTGTTGTCTTCCAGCGAGGGGAAGCTGCTCAATGGTGTCTCAAGCACTGCATCTCCTACACGGCCTGTTTCTGGAGGAGTGGGTCGCCGCACCTCCGTCCTGTTCAGAAAAGCGAAAAATGGCGCCAAACTGCATCGCGACAATCAGCTGCAGAACGGTGAGGGTAGAACACCCCAGCATCCCACCCCACCAACTGCTACTATCACCCCTCTAACCACAGAGGCAACTGTACCACCCGTTCTCACACCCGTCAATCAGACACCGCTCAGCTGCAGCACCAGTCCTGAGAAGCAACAGGAGAAGACTCCACCTCGCTCTATAGAAACCG CTCTCACAAACGGATTCAAAAAGCACAAAGACTGTGGCTCGGACTCTGACAGCAGCTCCTCACCCATACTGAAAAAGGAAAT TACACTGCCACCAAAAAAAAGTCGCGGCAAACCTGCATTGTCCAAAGTACCATTCCTGGAGACCGTTAATGGAGATTCGGACTACACTGGACCTG TGGATATGTTGTCTATAGAGAGCGAAGCAGAACCCGAGCCTCTGGACCTTGTCTGGGCCAAGTGTAGAGGATATCCATCCTACCCTGCTCTG ATCATAGATCCAGAAATGCCGGAGGACGGTGTGTTGCACAACGGCGTGCCCATCCCCGTGCCACCGGCAGACGTGCTCCGGCTCGGAGAGCAGAGACAGGAGGAGACTGGAGACAAACTCTACCTTGTTCTGTTCTTTGACAACAAACGCACCTG GCAATGGTTACCACGGGAGAAGCTGCTGCCGCTGGGAGTAGACGACACGGCGGACAAACTGCGTCTGATGGAGGGCCGAAAGACGAGCATCCGCAAATCCGTGCAGGTTGCCTACGACCGAGCCATGATCCATCTGAGTCGAGTACGCAGTGACCATGGCTTTATCGCTTCCAGCTACCTGTAG